A genomic stretch from Leptodactylus fuscus isolate aLepFus1 chromosome 10, aLepFus1.hap2, whole genome shotgun sequence includes:
- the LOC142183269 gene encoding murinoglobulin-2-like: MGILKGPNPIHELADLLARGAQWMSNCQDSNGFYSSSRATPVAIEAMIEYARSFDGLQSPDAKIAVTVGGNVVAEFTVNESNEMLVQSKNLPGVHGIYRISFQGKGRPTFQINHEFYTEITKQESPLALTVVTRAPSCAEEIIRTFNSTICTSYNGNQSQSGPLVVTARSPTGFYIAQGPVYKALSTDKVCDVKFADPITYFYLPPLKRGEKRCFSFTSYLQQRASRIQNSTVTVHDSDNPGNAAYAEYRYPCPKVSEE, from the exons ATGGGCATTCTGAAGGGCCCCAATCCAATTCATGAACTTGCAGATTTGCTTGCCCGAGGGGCACAATGGATGAGTAActgtcaggactccaatggtTTTTACTCTTCATCAAGG GCCACACCAGTGGCCATTGAGGCCATGATTGAGTATGCTCGAAGTTTCGATGGTTTACAAAGCCCCGATGCTAAGATTGCTGTGACTGTAGGAGGTAATGTAGTTGCTGAGTTCACAGTAAACGAAAGCAATGAGATGCTGGTCCAGAGTAAGAATCTGCCTGGCGTACATGGGATTTACCGGATTTCCTTCCAGGGAAAAGGCCGCCCCACGTTTCAG ATAAATCATGAATTCTACACTGAGATAACAAAGCAAGAGAGTCCACTCGCACTGACGGTTGTTACACGAGCCCCGTCCTGTGCTGAAGAGATAATTAGGACTTTCAACTCTACAATCTGTACCAG TTACAACGGTAATCAAAGCCAAAGCGGTCCGCTAGTTGTTACCGCACGATCCCCCACCGGGTTTTACATTGCCCAAGGACCAGTCTACAAG GCCTTGTCCACCGATAAAGTATGTGACGTTAAATTTGCTGATCCTATCACGTATTTTTACCTGCCACCT CTGAAGCGCGGTGAAAAGCGTTGCTTCTCCTTCACATCGTATCTTCAACAGCGAGCTTCACGCATCCAGAACAGCACCGTTACCGTTCATGATTCGGATAATCCAG GTAATGCAGCTTATGCAGAATACCGCTACCCCTGCCCTAAAGTAAGTGAG GAGTAA